The genomic region TTGGAGTTAATGTTAGACCAAATGTGGAGGCAGGGGTATGATGGTGATGAATGCGATGATCGTGGATGACGAGCGGCATGCGCGGGAGGAGCTGGCGCGGCTGCTGGGGGGATTTCCCGAGATACGGATCGTGGGGGAGGCGGCGAATGCGGTGGAGGCGCGGGAGAGGATCCAGGCGCTGGGGCAGGGGCTGGACCTGGTTTTCCTGGATGTGCAGATGCCGGAGGAGACGGGATTCGAGCTGCTGGATTCGCTGGGGGGCGAGGCGCCGCGGGTGATTTTCACGACGGCGTATGATGTGTATGCTCTGCGGGCATTCGAATTCGGCGCGGTGGACTACCTGCTGAAGCCGATCGCGCCGAAGCGGCTGGAGCTGGCGCTGCGGCGGGTGATGGAGCAGGGGAGCGAGGCGGGTGGCGAGGGCGCGGATGCCGGGGAGAGCGGGCTGGATGCGCCATCGCGGCCGCTGGGGCTGCAGGACCGGGTGCTGCTGCGGAGCACGGAGCGGATCGCGTACATCACGGTGGGGAGCATCATCGGGGCGGAGTCGCTGGGGGCGTACTCGAAGGTGTGGCTGGAGGATGGCACGCCGGTGATACGGCGCTCGCTCTCGGTGCTGGAGTCGCGGCTGCCGGGGGAGTATTTTTTCCGGGCGAACCGGTCTCAGATCATCAATCTGCAGCATGTGCAGGCGGTGGAGCCGTGGTTCAGCGGGGGTCTGAAGCTGACGCTGAAGGGCGGGGCGACGGT from Luteolibacter flavescens harbors:
- a CDS encoding LytR/AlgR family response regulator transcription factor, yielding MNAMIVDDERHAREELARLLGGFPEIRIVGEAANAVEARERIQALGQGLDLVFLDVQMPEETGFELLDSLGGEAPRVIFTTAYDVYALRAFEFGAVDYLLKPIAPKRLELALRRVMEQGSEAGGEGADAGESGLDAPSRPLGLQDRVLLRSTERIAYITVGSIIGAESLGAYSKVWLEDGTPVIRRSLSVLESRLPGEYFFRANRSQIINLQHVQAVEPWFSGGLKLTLKGGATVELSRRQAKVFRERNSL